A genomic segment from Luteolibacter ambystomatis encodes:
- a CDS encoding phosphotransferase, whose amino-acid sequence MPADAPAVTAFPSAARTIMNELDLPIRAALETAAGHGVRTDRCDILQNGHTLVLRLSETLVARVVTDRDGPRQGGAWYARETGVARHLAERGAPVIPVHPELPPGPHEHLGYTLNFWQYVTRVAEEPSPEAVGRTLHECHTVLRDCPEPLPEMAILTETLALLETLEKQALFPPEILELLRGHLEESLEILATHPRQPLHGDAHEGNLMNTTLGLLWTDWEDTFLGPVEWDVASIIWNPKVLEGNEDTASRIVTAYRAAGGAVDEAALQQCLVARAAVMSAWYPILYPQPDESRRRKLAFRLEWLRKMKK is encoded by the coding sequence ATGCCTGCCGATGCGCCTGCGGTGACGGCATTCCCATCCGCCGCCCGGACCATCATGAACGAGCTGGATCTTCCCATCCGTGCGGCGCTGGAGACCGCCGCCGGTCACGGCGTGCGCACGGATCGCTGCGATATCCTGCAGAACGGCCACACTCTGGTACTACGTCTATCGGAGACGCTGGTGGCACGCGTGGTGACGGACCGCGACGGCCCTCGCCAGGGCGGCGCCTGGTATGCCCGGGAAACCGGGGTGGCACGGCACCTGGCGGAGCGCGGGGCACCCGTGATCCCGGTGCATCCGGAGCTGCCACCGGGACCACATGAGCATCTGGGATACACGCTGAATTTCTGGCAATACGTCACGCGGGTGGCGGAGGAACCTTCACCGGAAGCCGTGGGTCGGACCTTGCATGAATGCCACACGGTCCTGCGGGATTGCCCGGAACCGCTGCCGGAAATGGCGATCCTCACGGAGACTCTGGCGCTGCTGGAGACTCTGGAAAAGCAGGCCCTCTTCCCTCCGGAGATCCTGGAATTGCTGCGCGGCCATCTGGAGGAATCCTTGGAAATACTGGCAACCCACCCACGCCAGCCGCTGCACGGAGATGCCCACGAAGGCAATCTCATGAATACCACGCTGGGACTGCTGTGGACCGATTGGGAGGACACCTTCCTCGGCCCGGTCGAATGGGACGTGGCATCGATCATCTGGAATCCCAAGGTGCTGGAGGGGAATGAGGACACCGCCAGCCGGATCGTGACCGCCTATCGTGCGGCGGGTGGCGCGGTGGATGAGGCCGCCCTGCAACAATGTCTGGTCGCACGCGCGGCCGTGATGAGCGCGTGGTATCCGATCTTGTATCCGCAGCCGGACGAATCCCGGCGACGGAAGCTGGCCTTCCGCCTCGAATGGCTGCGCAAGATGAAAAAATAG
- a CDS encoding DUF4250 domain-containing protein encodes MDLSRYLQMDPHLLLGLLNTELRNHCDSLDDLVKTHGLDPSALIAKMSAAGYEYRPEQNQFR; translated from the coding sequence GTGGACCTCTCCCGCTATCTCCAGATGGACCCGCATCTTCTGCTCGGCCTCCTCAATACGGAACTGCGCAACCACTGTGATTCTCTTGATGACCTGGTGAAGACCCACGGCCTCGATCCGTCCGCGCTGATCGCGAAAATGTCCGCTGCGGGATACGAATACCGGCCGGAGCAGAATCAATTCCGCTGA
- a CDS encoding substrate-binding domain-containing protein, whose amino-acid sequence MAFLIFTRWKNRIVFRGVMHPVPRLSLVEQTALHLQQGIDSGRWKGAMPGVVRLAGDLGVSKDTAVAALALLEARGSIVSRGRGKRREVVGGTSRPIIRSLRVGLLLREELGKSVALTQEIFLRLMHDLEALGHKPVFAPKSQGDLGLDPARIGRMVRKCGADAWVISGAPVEVLDWFNQQGPPFIVLGGRHGGYPLAMASVSSLNAIRESVDRLIGLGHRRIVLVCLPDWVRPVPGRMMNWFFEHLRAAGLPASEYNAPYHETTPEGFERLLESLFQLTSPTALIVPNMHYAFATISFLAARGLSVPRDVSLVVRSSDPVFDWGRLRIAYFHCPADPLIRRVLRWVEACSKGAPDFEEMSVDAVLVPGDSIAPPPGAVG is encoded by the coding sequence ATGGCATTCCTGATATTTACTAGGTGGAAAAACCGGATAGTTTTCAGAGGTGTCATGCACCCGGTTCCCCGTCTCAGCTTGGTCGAGCAAACCGCCCTTCACCTCCAGCAGGGCATTGACAGTGGCAGATGGAAGGGCGCAATGCCGGGAGTGGTAAGGTTGGCAGGAGACCTTGGTGTTTCCAAGGATACCGCCGTGGCTGCCTTGGCTCTTCTGGAAGCGCGGGGCAGCATCGTCTCCCGCGGAAGGGGAAAGCGGAGGGAGGTGGTGGGTGGTACATCGCGTCCGATCATCAGATCCCTGCGGGTGGGATTGTTGCTCCGGGAGGAATTGGGAAAATCGGTGGCTCTGACTCAGGAAATATTTCTCAGGCTGATGCACGATCTGGAAGCCCTCGGTCACAAGCCGGTGTTTGCTCCCAAGTCCCAAGGTGATCTTGGCCTCGATCCCGCACGCATTGGCCGCATGGTCCGCAAATGCGGCGCGGATGCCTGGGTCATTTCCGGCGCGCCCGTGGAGGTCCTGGATTGGTTTAATCAACAAGGCCCTCCCTTTATCGTGCTGGGTGGACGCCATGGCGGGTATCCGCTGGCCATGGCGTCGGTCAGCTCCCTGAATGCCATCCGGGAAAGCGTGGATCGTTTGATCGGTCTCGGGCACCGGCGGATCGTGCTGGTGTGCCTTCCTGATTGGGTGCGACCCGTTCCGGGGCGGATGATGAACTGGTTCTTCGAGCACCTCCGGGCCGCTGGACTACCTGCCAGTGAATACAACGCTCCGTATCACGAAACCACGCCGGAAGGCTTCGAAAGGCTGCTGGAATCCTTGTTCCAACTTACCTCTCCCACCGCGTTGATCGTGCCGAACATGCACTATGCTTTCGCGACCATCAGCTTTCTCGCGGCCCGTGGCTTGTCCGTGCCGCGGGATGTGTCGCTCGTCGTCCGTAGTTCGGACCCGGTGTTTGATTGGGGCCGCCTGCGGATCGCTTACTTCCACTGTCCCGCTGATCCCTTGATCCGCCGCGTCCTGCGTTGGGTGGAGGCTTGCTCGAAAGGTGCCCCGGATTTTGAAGAGATGTCCGTGGACGCTGTTTTGGTGCCCGGTGATTCCATCGCTCCGCCGCCTGGCGCGGTAGGGTGA
- a CDS encoding GDSL-type esterase/lipase family protein translates to MSLTLRLSATLAACLCLVPVHAEPAAAPKSAAKAPATPKTHDYAKWEKDVAAFEKKDAEKAPPKNAVLFVGSSTIVKWKSLAADFAGTPLLNRGFGGNEIADSTYYADRIIFPYQPRMIFLRAGTNDIHAGRSPEDVANDFKAFVAKVRTKLPDVPVVFISVNPTPSRWAEKEKGERLNALVSDYAKTAQGVVFADVSKISLDAEGKVRPELFVADQLHFNDEGYKLLAAAVKPYLPK, encoded by the coding sequence ATGTCTCTCACATTGCGTCTGTCCGCCACCCTCGCAGCTTGTCTCTGCCTCGTTCCAGTCCACGCTGAACCCGCCGCCGCTCCCAAGTCGGCGGCCAAGGCTCCGGCCACTCCAAAGACGCACGACTATGCAAAGTGGGAGAAGGACGTGGCCGCCTTCGAGAAAAAGGACGCGGAGAAAGCGCCTCCGAAGAACGCGGTGCTGTTCGTCGGATCCTCCACGATCGTGAAGTGGAAGTCCCTGGCGGCGGATTTCGCGGGGACCCCTCTGCTCAACCGCGGCTTCGGTGGCAATGAAATCGCGGACTCCACCTACTACGCGGACCGTATCATTTTCCCCTACCAGCCGAGGATGATCTTCCTGCGCGCGGGCACCAATGACATCCACGCGGGACGCTCGCCGGAGGATGTGGCGAATGACTTCAAGGCCTTCGTGGCCAAGGTGCGGACGAAACTGCCGGACGTGCCGGTCGTCTTTATTTCCGTGAATCCGACTCCGTCACGCTGGGCGGAGAAGGAAAAGGGCGAGCGGCTGAACGCCTTGGTTTCCGATTACGCCAAAACGGCACAGGGAGTGGTCTTCGCGGATGTCAGCAAGATCTCGCTGGATGCCGAGGGCAAGGTCCGCCCCGAACTCTTCGTGGCGGACCAGCTTCACTTCAACGACGAGGGCTACAAGCTGCTCGCCGCCGCGGTGAAGCCATATCTGCCAAAATAA
- a CDS encoding L,D-transpeptidase family protein has product MKSPSKTQLRRWLSLLLSPLLFASCARIPELGAMMDRGGTKGRKIVVDLSEQRAWLYHRGEMVATSPVSTGREGKATPAGQFHVIQKDRDHRSSLYGDYVRDGRVVVKNIDVRKAPRPAGCRFVGVPMPYFLRFSDACGLHAGHLPGYPASSGCVRLPQRQAKRFYDAVQVGTPVMVKR; this is encoded by the coding sequence ATGAAAAGCCCATCGAAGACCCAACTCCGCCGCTGGCTGTCCTTGCTTCTTTCGCCTCTCCTGTTTGCGAGTTGTGCCCGCATTCCCGAGCTGGGCGCGATGATGGATCGTGGCGGCACCAAGGGCCGGAAAATCGTGGTCGATCTGAGCGAACAGCGCGCCTGGCTCTACCATCGCGGCGAAATGGTCGCCACCTCGCCGGTTTCCACCGGTCGCGAAGGCAAAGCCACTCCGGCAGGGCAATTCCACGTGATCCAAAAGGACCGCGACCACCGCTCGTCGCTCTATGGCGACTACGTTCGGGACGGCAGGGTCGTGGTGAAAAACATCGACGTGCGCAAGGCTCCCCGCCCTGCCGGCTGCCGCTTCGTGGGAGTGCCCATGCCGTACTTCCTGCGGTTCAGCGATGCCTGCGGACTGCACGCCGGACACCTCCCGGGCTACCCTGCCTCCAGCGGCTGCGTGCGGCTGCCGCAACGCCAGGCCAAGCGGTTTTACGATGCCGTGCAGGTGGGCACGCCGGTGATGGTGAAGCGCTGA
- a CDS encoding S8 family serine peptidase, which yields MNPCFRLFLPLLGAAATTTAAPVRYVEGEVLVTFKPWRDAWSADQTLQRHSLKFHKRFGLLSQLRLRQTGVVRSDRKSTAMLISELKADPTVETVEPNYLRYTSALPNDPAFSNLWGLRNTAQTVLGTVGTAGADMKYVEARPLFRPPASRPIAAVMDTGMDRLHPDLQPNLWVNPGEIPGNASDDDGDGRIDDLHGFDFTSNTSNTADIQYDGASHGTHVAGTIAAVGNNQLGVIGANEQARLMILKVSADGHSISTAAEIAALQYAVLMKNRGENLVVINASFGGGSFSTTERDAIQAAGNAGIVFCCSAGNETANNDSIATYPANYRLSNMIVVAATDQNDTLATFSNYGATKVDLAAPGVNIYSTQPCSINSTLQVGATSYVATGVNQSGTTAGITGNLIDCGIGNVGEFPPAVNNNIALIQRGTLLFSEKVTNAMVAGAKAVVIYNNQSGSNGFNLVSDNVNWIPACGISQADGLAIKASLPKTATITGTRQDNYLYLNGTSMASPQVSAAVSLAAMCFPEDTVAQRIQRILSNVDVKPSLAGKVITSGRLNLQRIVDSDLNSLPDWWEKLYYNQYTGIAPNVDSDGDGMTNLNEFLGGTVPTNSQSALKGLATTRNPANGNVTITWAAVPGKTYQVYYSTNLQTGTWLATLPTSQVTAGVGQTQLSYTDTTTGAATRRFYRVQLVVQ from the coding sequence ATGAATCCCTGTTTCCGACTTTTTCTTCCCCTGCTGGGAGCCGCAGCCACAACGACCGCAGCTCCCGTCCGCTACGTGGAAGGAGAGGTGCTCGTCACCTTCAAGCCCTGGCGTGACGCCTGGAGCGCGGACCAGACCTTGCAACGCCACTCGCTGAAGTTCCACAAACGCTTCGGCCTGCTCTCCCAACTTCGCTTGAGGCAAACGGGCGTGGTGCGCAGCGATCGCAAGAGCACCGCCATGCTGATCTCGGAGTTGAAGGCGGATCCCACCGTGGAAACGGTGGAGCCGAACTATCTGCGCTACACCAGCGCCCTCCCGAACGATCCGGCCTTTTCCAATCTCTGGGGCTTGCGCAACACCGCCCAAACCGTGCTCGGCACCGTCGGCACGGCGGGAGCGGACATGAAGTATGTGGAAGCCCGCCCGTTGTTCCGTCCCCCGGCATCCCGCCCCATTGCGGCCGTCATGGACACCGGCATGGATCGGCTCCATCCGGATCTCCAGCCGAACTTGTGGGTGAATCCGGGAGAAATTCCCGGCAATGCCTCCGACGACGATGGCGACGGCCGGATCGACGACCTGCACGGCTTCGACTTCACGTCGAACACCTCGAATACGGCTGACATCCAGTATGACGGAGCTTCGCACGGCACCCACGTGGCGGGCACGATCGCTGCAGTGGGAAACAACCAGCTCGGTGTCATCGGCGCCAACGAACAGGCCCGCCTGATGATCCTGAAAGTCTCCGCGGATGGCCACTCCATCAGCACGGCCGCGGAAATCGCAGCCCTGCAATATGCCGTCCTGATGAAAAACCGCGGCGAAAACCTCGTCGTGATCAACGCGTCCTTCGGGGGAGGCTCGTTTTCCACCACCGAGCGCGATGCGATCCAAGCCGCGGGGAATGCCGGTATCGTTTTCTGCTGCTCCGCCGGGAACGAAACCGCGAACAACGATTCAATCGCCACCTATCCGGCGAACTACCGCCTCTCGAACATGATCGTGGTCGCAGCCACGGATCAGAACGACACGCTGGCAACCTTCTCCAACTACGGTGCGACAAAGGTCGATCTGGCGGCTCCGGGCGTGAACATCTACTCGACCCAGCCCTGCTCGATCAACTCCACTCTCCAGGTCGGAGCCACCTCCTATGTCGCCACCGGTGTGAACCAATCCGGAACGACGGCGGGCATCACTGGCAATCTCATCGACTGCGGCATCGGAAACGTCGGTGAGTTCCCGCCTGCCGTGAACAACAACATTGCCCTCATCCAACGCGGCACGTTGCTGTTTTCCGAAAAGGTGACGAACGCCATGGTGGCAGGTGCGAAAGCCGTGGTGATCTACAACAACCAGAGCGGATCGAACGGCTTCAACCTCGTCAGCGACAACGTCAACTGGATTCCCGCCTGCGGCATCTCCCAGGCGGACGGACTCGCCATCAAAGCCTCGCTTCCGAAGACCGCCACCATCACCGGCACCCGCCAGGACAACTACCTCTACCTGAATGGGACTTCGATGGCGTCACCACAGGTAAGTGCGGCGGTAAGCCTGGCGGCCATGTGCTTCCCGGAAGATACGGTCGCGCAGCGCATCCAGCGCATCCTCTCCAATGTGGATGTGAAGCCTTCGCTCGCGGGCAAGGTCATCACCAGCGGCCGGCTGAACCTCCAGCGGATTGTGGACAGCGACCTGAACAGCCTGCCCGACTGGTGGGAAAAGCTCTACTACAACCAGTACACCGGCATCGCACCGAATGTGGATTCCGATGGCGACGGAATGACGAATCTCAATGAGTTTCTGGGAGGCACGGTTCCGACCAATTCCCAGAGCGCCCTCAAAGGCCTCGCCACCACCCGCAACCCTGCCAATGGCAACGTGACGATCACTTGGGCAGCGGTGCCCGGAAAAACCTACCAGGTTTACTACAGCACGAATCTTCAGACCGGCACCTGGCTGGCCACGCTGCCAACCTCGCAGGTCACCGCCGGTGTCGGACAGACCCAGTTGAGCTACACGGATACCACCACGGGCGCGGCCACCCGGCGGTTCTACCGGGTGCAACTGGTGGTGCAGTAG
- a CDS encoding histidine phosphatase family protein: MPSTRIFLVRHGATILTAEDRFAGATNVPLSDEGREQARRLGVRLAGEKITAVYASPLDRTVETAKLISAPHHLEIHTVEGLKEISHGRWEGLTRGEVDAQFPQESAAWEEDPFTFAPVGGESGLQVTARALPALIEIVRKHQGGTILVVSHKATIRLLLSSLLGFDPRRYRDNLDQNPAALNIVDFKDAVHARLTLFNDTSHYDHAGLAIPAVPNARLSKWWDDDIHVSESDPG; encoded by the coding sequence ATGCCCTCGACCCGCATCTTCCTGGTACGCCACGGCGCGACGATCCTGACCGCCGAAGACCGCTTCGCCGGAGCCACGAACGTCCCCCTTTCCGATGAAGGACGCGAGCAAGCACGGAGGCTCGGCGTGCGGCTGGCAGGTGAGAAGATCACCGCGGTGTACGCCTCTCCGCTGGACCGCACCGTCGAAACCGCGAAGCTCATCTCGGCCCCCCACCACTTGGAAATCCACACCGTGGAGGGGCTGAAGGAGATCTCCCACGGCCGCTGGGAAGGACTCACCCGCGGTGAGGTGGATGCGCAGTTTCCGCAGGAATCCGCCGCCTGGGAGGAAGATCCCTTCACGTTCGCTCCTGTAGGCGGCGAAAGCGGGCTGCAAGTCACCGCACGCGCCCTGCCAGCTCTCATCGAAATCGTCCGCAAGCATCAGGGCGGCACGATCCTCGTGGTCTCGCATAAGGCGACAATCCGCCTGCTGCTGAGTTCGCTGCTGGGTTTCGACCCGCGCCGCTATCGCGACAATCTCGATCAGAATCCGGCGGCGCTGAACATCGTGGACTTCAAGGATGCGGTTCACGCGCGATTGACACTCTTCAACGACACCTCCCACTACGATCACGCCGGTCTGGCCATCCCCGCCGTTCCAAACGCCCGCCTTTCGAAATGGTGGGATGACGACATCCACGTCTCCGAGTCCGACCCAGGCTGA
- a CDS encoding glycosyltransferase family 4 protein, giving the protein MPVAFIDPPEGHPPSATPVSADAVTLNLGDWQISPTLPGRRVVSYVPWETSRIPWPVRRKLQRLDHILVLSEWQRGLFVRNGIAAEKLSVVPLGFDPEVFRPGPRQRPADAPFRFLFIGKWEARKALPELLEAFCAEFGPEERVELVLHAHNPFIDGFDQEARLRKELKKLKAENRNILCRGDLPLPELVRAYRDADAFVLPTRAEGWGLPLLEAMACGLPCITTNYSALTTFAHAGNALLVDVADFIRVRDPFFFNGWLNWGTWAKPDVSHLRRLMRQVVEQPEKAAALGRSAAHEVVDKWTWDHAATVAMERLATLR; this is encoded by the coding sequence ATGCCCGTCGCCTTCATCGATCCGCCGGAGGGTCATCCGCCATCCGCAACGCCGGTCTCGGCCGATGCGGTGACCTTGAACCTCGGCGATTGGCAGATCTCCCCCACCTTGCCTGGCAGACGGGTGGTCAGCTATGTGCCGTGGGAAACCTCGCGGATTCCCTGGCCGGTCCGCCGGAAGTTGCAGCGTCTCGACCACATCCTCGTCCTGAGCGAGTGGCAACGCGGACTATTCGTAAGGAATGGAATTGCCGCGGAGAAACTCTCCGTCGTGCCGCTGGGCTTTGATCCGGAGGTGTTCCGTCCGGGACCGCGCCAACGTCCCGCCGATGCTCCGTTTCGTTTCCTGTTCATTGGCAAGTGGGAAGCCCGCAAGGCACTGCCGGAATTGCTGGAGGCATTCTGCGCGGAGTTCGGCCCGGAGGAACGCGTGGAGCTGGTGCTGCACGCGCACAACCCGTTCATCGACGGTTTCGATCAGGAAGCGCGGTTGCGCAAGGAGTTGAAGAAACTGAAAGCGGAGAACCGGAACATCCTCTGCCGCGGTGATCTGCCATTGCCGGAACTGGTGCGGGCCTATCGGGATGCGGATGCCTTCGTTCTTCCCACCCGCGCCGAAGGCTGGGGGCTGCCGCTGCTGGAGGCGATGGCGTGCGGGCTGCCATGCATCACCACGAACTATAGCGCGCTCACCACCTTCGCCCATGCGGGCAATGCACTGCTGGTGGATGTGGCGGACTTTATCCGCGTGCGTGATCCGTTTTTCTTCAATGGCTGGCTCAACTGGGGCACGTGGGCGAAGCCGGACGTCAGCCATCTGCGCCGGTTGATGCGTCAGGTGGTGGAGCAACCGGAAAAAGCCGCCGCACTCGGACGAAGCGCCGCCCATGAAGTGGTGGACAAGTGGACATGGGACCACGCCGCCACAGTCGCCATGGAAAGACTGGCAACGCTGCGGTGA
- a CDS encoding type II secretion system F family protein → MALSAAKKHLFYFELSKLLAAGFDIRKAAASMLASGVPDAERALLDRMEKGLAEGRTITDALTDGTTAISELERGIIAAGERSGRMAPAFRHLADYFGMVSSATRTITRSMIYPLIVLHMGILVGTAAGPLQRGEAFSKILPSLILTLLVFYAGTFVLYLAGKTLLKAAETNPSLDGLVNRLPWVGKARRNLAMARFTKVYHTCLLAGLGMQETASTAAAASHSGLIREAGLKVAEAATQGGPLGPEFIASSSFPNAFSRSYATAEESGTLDQDLDRWAGLFQSDAEQAVTALGVAVPKVLYACIVIFVGWKIVSFYGGYLHELDNIGNDD, encoded by the coding sequence ATGGCTCTCAGTGCCGCGAAGAAGCACCTGTTCTATTTCGAACTCTCCAAGCTGCTGGCCGCGGGTTTCGACATCCGCAAAGCCGCCGCTTCCATGCTGGCAAGCGGAGTGCCGGACGCGGAACGGGCCTTGTTGGACCGCATGGAAAAAGGCCTCGCCGAAGGCCGGACCATCACGGACGCGCTGACCGATGGAACCACAGCCATCAGCGAGCTCGAACGCGGCATCATCGCCGCGGGCGAGCGCTCGGGGCGCATGGCTCCGGCGTTCCGGCATCTGGCCGACTATTTCGGCATGGTTTCCTCGGCCACACGGACGATCACACGCAGCATGATCTATCCTCTGATCGTGCTGCACATGGGCATCCTCGTCGGCACGGCCGCCGGACCACTCCAGCGCGGCGAGGCATTCTCCAAAATCCTGCCATCCCTGATCCTCACCCTGCTGGTGTTCTACGCCGGAACGTTCGTGCTCTATCTAGCGGGAAAAACCCTCCTGAAAGCAGCGGAGACCAACCCCTCCCTCGACGGCCTGGTGAACCGCCTGCCGTGGGTGGGCAAGGCCCGCCGCAATCTGGCGATGGCGCGCTTCACCAAGGTCTATCACACCTGCCTGCTGGCCGGACTGGGCATGCAGGAGACCGCGTCCACTGCGGCGGCAGCCTCCCACAGCGGCCTGATCCGCGAGGCGGGTCTGAAGGTCGCGGAGGCTGCCACACAAGGTGGGCCACTGGGACCGGAGTTCATCGCCAGCAGCTCGTTTCCGAATGCTTTCTCCCGCTCCTACGCCACCGCCGAGGAATCCGGTACGCTCGACCAGGACCTGGACCGGTGGGCGGGCCTTTTCCAAAGCGATGCGGAACAGGCGGTCACGGCACTGGGGGTGGCGGTTCCGAAGGTGCTCTACGCCTGCATCGTCATCTTCGTAGGATGGAAGATCGTGAGCTTCTACGGAGGTTACCTCCACGAACTCGACAATATCGGGAATGATGACTGA
- a CDS encoding 3-keto-disaccharide hydrolase, translating to MRFRFMLALLLPFSAMAEEKEINLFNGKDLSGWTKADGKPVTTGWKVEEGLLHRASAGGDLLSDKEYGDFELTWEWKIAEAGNSGIKYRVQTYPGKGVLGFEYQMLDDAKHPDGKNGAIHQTGALYEFYPPAADKKLNPPGQWNTSKIILHGFHVEHWLNGSKVVDGDLSGDTYKAALAKSKFKDIANFGAAPKGRILLQDHGAEVWFKTIVLKPL from the coding sequence ATGCGCTTCCGATTCATGCTCGCATTGCTGCTGCCCTTTTCCGCGATGGCGGAAGAGAAAGAGATCAACCTTTTCAATGGCAAGGACCTGTCCGGCTGGACCAAAGCCGATGGCAAGCCGGTGACGACGGGCTGGAAGGTCGAGGAAGGCCTGCTTCACCGCGCCAGCGCCGGCGGCGATCTGCTCAGCGACAAGGAATACGGTGACTTCGAACTGACCTGGGAATGGAAGATCGCGGAGGCCGGAAACAGCGGCATCAAGTACCGCGTGCAGACCTATCCCGGCAAGGGCGTGCTCGGCTTCGAGTACCAGATGCTCGATGACGCGAAGCATCCGGACGGGAAGAACGGAGCGATCCACCAGACCGGAGCGCTGTATGAATTCTATCCGCCGGCTGCGGACAAGAAGCTGAATCCTCCGGGACAGTGGAATACATCGAAGATCATCCTCCACGGCTTCCATGTGGAGCACTGGCTGAACGGCTCGAAAGTGGTCGATGGCGACCTGTCCGGGGATACCTACAAGGCGGCGCTGGCGAAGAGCAAATTCAAGGACATCGCCAACTTCGGAGCCGCCCCCAAAGGCCGCATCCTGCTGCAGGACCACGGCGCGGAAGTCTGGTTCAAGACGATCGTGCTGAAGCCGCTGTAA